In Geotalea uraniireducens, one genomic interval encodes:
- a CDS encoding DUF1320 domain-containing protein gives MYTTAETLIDKFGVQHLIYLTIKEPNGTETEPDLAAINREIGRVDGIIDGYLRSRYTLPLAEIPPELAGYAEDMTIARIYGCLPERTVPEDVTRAAKEAVAWLRDIQKGLASLSLATLAPAPSGGEPGATGFFKTSKRSEDRLFSDSILDRFTGPR, from the coding sequence ATGTACACCACGGCGGAGACACTCATCGATAAGTTCGGCGTGCAGCATCTGATCTACCTCACGATCAAGGAGCCGAACGGCACCGAGACCGAACCGGACCTCGCCGCGATCAACCGCGAGATCGGCCGCGTCGACGGTATTATCGATGGGTATCTCCGCTCCCGTTACACCCTGCCGCTCGCTGAGATCCCGCCGGAACTGGCAGGCTACGCCGAGGACATGACCATCGCCCGGATCTATGGCTGCCTGCCCGAACGAACCGTGCCCGAGGACGTCACCAGGGCCGCCAAAGAGGCGGTGGCTTGGTTGCGGGATATTCAGAAAGGGTTGGCATCGCTCAGCCTCGCCACGCTCGCGCCGGCGCCGTCAGGGGGAGAGCCCGGCGCCACCGGGTTCTTTAAAACCAGCAAGCGGTCCGAGGACCGGCTCTTCAGTGACAGTATCCTCGACCGCTTCACTGGGCCGAGGTGA
- a CDS encoding Gp37 family protein → MDFLTLIEDSIIDRLRAKLPGILVQPYPDNPESYEPTHPVGALLVRYSDADYSDSRDTATVVQDRDMHWEITLAMWSLRGKAGGKGLYAYLEAGRVALTGFKPPHCRLKMTPVTEGFVNRTASGLKNKAQRLWQYQITFRTQGLNIELVDEEQEVLLRHITSINVTSDITTEVP, encoded by the coding sequence ATGGACTTTCTTACCCTTATCGAGGACAGCATTATCGACCGGCTGCGGGCAAAACTCCCCGGCATCTTGGTCCAGCCCTATCCGGACAATCCGGAAAGCTACGAGCCGACCCACCCGGTGGGGGCGCTCCTGGTACGTTACTCGGACGCCGATTATTCCGACAGCCGGGATACCGCCACGGTGGTCCAGGATCGGGACATGCACTGGGAGATTACCCTGGCCATGTGGAGTTTGCGGGGCAAAGCAGGCGGTAAGGGACTGTATGCCTACCTGGAGGCGGGCCGGGTGGCCCTGACCGGATTTAAACCTCCTCATTGCCGCCTCAAGATGACACCGGTCACCGAGGGGTTCGTTAATCGCACCGCATCGGGGCTGAAAAACAAGGCCCAGCGCCTGTGGCAATACCAGATCACGTTCCGCACTCAAGGGCTGAACATCGAGCTCGTCGACGAGGAACAGGAGGTGCTGCTGCGGCACATAACCAGTATCAACGTGACATCCGACATAACCACGGAGGTGCCATAG
- a CDS encoding phage tail sheath subtilisin-like domain-containing protein: MPANFLHGVETINIDQGGKPIRVVKSAVIGIVGTAPIFQAAAGDRTVNKPVLILNDVAAAQYFGSEKTTGYTIPKALKAAFKKGAATVVVVNVLDPAVHKSSVVAETVALGADRTVTLAHPGVATVVVKDQTGTTTYVDGTDYTLDAAAGTITGMGATLVAGVQLTVDYDYADPTKVVAADIIGTVDGSGNRTGLQALLDCYSLFGFKAKIIIAPAYSTQNSIATEMVALANKVKGMAYIDAPIGTTVQQAIEGRGPSGTINFQTSSPRAMLCYPAVTVYDAASDSTELQPFSQFLAGIRAWRDNENGYWWSSSNTQIDGIVGIERPLTAEINDPSSEVNALNEVGITTIFNSFGTGFRVWGNRTAAWPSETGANVFECVLRTGDVIGDSIEYSMLQHIDGPLNNALIDAIVESGRSFLRKLIADGAILDGNCWYDPADNPASELALGHVTFRYDYMPPTPAERITFKRTLNLDYLKNLGGNQ, from the coding sequence GTGCCAGCTAATTTCCTGCATGGTGTCGAAACCATCAACATCGACCAGGGTGGCAAACCGATCCGGGTCGTAAAAAGCGCCGTGATCGGCATCGTCGGTACTGCCCCTATCTTCCAGGCGGCCGCCGGCGATCGAACGGTTAACAAGCCGGTCCTGATCCTGAATGATGTGGCCGCCGCCCAGTACTTCGGCAGCGAAAAAACCACCGGCTACACCATTCCCAAGGCCCTGAAAGCGGCATTTAAGAAGGGCGCCGCTACCGTCGTGGTGGTCAACGTTCTCGACCCGGCGGTCCATAAATCGTCGGTGGTAGCTGAGACCGTGGCCCTGGGTGCCGACAGGACCGTCACTCTGGCTCACCCCGGGGTGGCCACCGTCGTGGTCAAGGACCAGACCGGTACCACCACCTACGTAGATGGTACCGACTACACCCTGGACGCCGCTGCCGGGACCATTACCGGAATGGGGGCCACGCTCGTTGCCGGCGTGCAACTCACCGTCGATTACGACTATGCCGACCCGACCAAAGTGGTGGCGGCCGACATTATCGGCACGGTGGACGGCAGCGGCAATCGCACGGGTCTCCAGGCCCTACTCGACTGCTACAGTCTGTTCGGCTTTAAGGCCAAAATCATCATCGCGCCGGCGTACAGCACCCAGAACAGCATTGCCACCGAAATGGTGGCCCTGGCCAACAAGGTGAAAGGGATGGCCTACATCGACGCCCCCATCGGTACCACCGTCCAGCAAGCCATCGAAGGCCGAGGCCCATCCGGCACGATCAATTTCCAGACCTCCAGCCCTCGCGCCATGCTCTGCTATCCGGCCGTCACCGTCTACGATGCGGCCAGCGACAGCACGGAACTCCAGCCGTTCAGCCAGTTCCTGGCCGGCATCCGCGCGTGGCGGGACAACGAGAACGGCTACTGGTGGAGCTCGTCCAACACCCAGATCGACGGAATCGTCGGCATTGAGCGACCGCTCACGGCGGAGATCAACGATCCCTCCTCCGAGGTTAACGCCCTCAATGAAGTGGGGATCACCACGATCTTCAACTCGTTCGGCACCGGCTTCCGGGTCTGGGGAAACCGCACCGCCGCCTGGCCGTCCGAAACGGGGGCCAACGTCTTCGAGTGCGTCCTGCGCACCGGCGACGTGATCGGCGATTCGATCGAGTACTCGATGCTGCAGCACATCGACGGCCCGCTCAATAACGCCCTGATCGATGCGATTGTCGAGAGTGGGCGCAGCTTCCTGCGGAAACTCATCGCTGATGGCGCCATTCTGGACGGTAACTGTTGGTACGACCCGGCTGACAATCCGGCGTCCGAACTGGCCCTGGGGCATGTTACCTTCCGTTATGACTATATGCCGCCGACTCCCGCCGAGCGGATCACGTTCAAGCGGACGCTCAACCTGGATTACCTGAAAAACCTGGGAGGTAACCAATAA
- a CDS encoding phage major tail tube protein, with protein MGQIAIKQITNANVYMDGASFLGKVEEAKLPDVVATLAEHKALGMIGKVELPNGIDKMEMTMKWNSLYGDVLKKAANPFTAVQLQCRCSQETYTGQGRTEEVPVTVFLTGTFKKFPLGGFKQHENVEAETTLAITYFRLVVNGEDIVEVDVLANIYKVGGVDLLAQFRSNIGG; from the coding sequence ATGGGTCAGATAGCGATTAAGCAGATCACTAACGCCAACGTTTACATGGATGGCGCGTCGTTCCTCGGCAAGGTCGAGGAGGCCAAACTTCCCGACGTCGTTGCCACCCTCGCAGAGCACAAGGCGTTGGGGATGATCGGTAAGGTCGAGCTCCCCAACGGCATCGACAAGATGGAAATGACCATGAAATGGAATTCCCTCTACGGCGATGTTCTCAAAAAGGCCGCTAACCCGTTCACTGCGGTGCAGTTGCAGTGTCGTTGCTCCCAGGAGACCTACACCGGCCAGGGGCGGACCGAGGAGGTCCCGGTAACGGTTTTTCTCACCGGGACCTTCAAGAAATTCCCGTTGGGCGGCTTTAAGCAACACGAGAACGTCGAAGCCGAGACCACCCTGGCCATCACCTATTTCCGCCTGGTGGTGAACGGCGAGGACATCGTCGAGGTAGACGTCCTGGCCAACATCTACAAGGTTGGCGGCGTCGATCTGCTGGCGCAGTTCAGGTCGAATATCGGCGGGTAG
- a CDS encoding phage tail assembly protein: MKITKVEGSKKPLTVESVEIRESLVEDLIHAERISGKTQGFEFLAAVLSQIGTFDGQLLAPEELRRLPTKDFLELAGESGLTDATTSPGTSSTSSEKESGEKSE; this comes from the coding sequence ATGAAGATTACGAAGGTTGAAGGCAGCAAGAAACCATTGACGGTGGAGTCCGTCGAGATCCGGGAGAGCTTGGTCGAGGATCTGATCCATGCTGAGCGGATCTCCGGCAAGACTCAGGGGTTTGAATTCCTGGCGGCGGTCTTGTCGCAGATCGGCACATTCGATGGCCAGCTACTGGCGCCCGAGGAGTTGCGGAGGCTGCCTACGAAGGATTTTTTGGAGCTTGCCGGCGAGTCGGGGCTGACGGATGCAACGACCTCCCCGGGCACGTCATCTACCTCGTCCGAGAAGGAAAGTGGCGAGAAGAGCGAGTAA
- a CDS encoding phage tail tape measure protein, giving the protein MTSLFTIALMFKVLDSATAPVRRINETLDVTGRNLDKAAGKSTALNNGIDRLGVGAGIAGRLAAGVDKIGKAAGAATAKLDALQKKAEKLGESAQKLDGLGRPLLAAGAIGAIGLDLSAVPGDAIAAEHALRSLGNVGNLTNAQLDRMNGGILVTSRWVNQTQKELIEGMNVLVAAGLNPEIATKFMPVIGKTATAATAAVADISKTAFAAYDNLKIPINQLERVMDSLSLAGKEGRFELKDMATYFPMLTAGAQALGVKGVGGVAQLGAALQIAMKGAADPSVAANNFQNFLQKVTSKETVKNFEKFGINVETELNKALKAGMDPFEHMIGLIMKATGGNKFKLSELFGDMQVTNFLNPMMQNMDEYRRIRDEALTATGVVDKDFTNMMGTTVEQWKQLKITLASVAMPALAGPLSLINRILKAVSANATVAKIIIYGIGAALTGGALLTTLAGLGAAAPKALEGLIVLGKGATWTTGRLTALYLAMRRKWIINRLPDSMFGDVIPGAVKAQTGIRAVIASTRAWAAANLFTISGLRALSVTLLTSPIGWIALAIGVAALVIYKYWKPISGFFRGLWQGLKEGLKGLEPAWDVFKRVAPILFPILIPLKWIFIAIKALFKPVDDVGGKAEGMGRRFGRAIGTILSSVVQLPAKMLAAGANIIDSLFKGMTSKLDKPIGAMKGLAQRLRNFLPFSPAKEGPLRDINRVRIVETIAESMRPTPLVNAMRATTAAAMIAAAPAAALAHPTSLANRPAVQSLARPMATGSGGSMQLTFAPQITVQGGSDPERIKGQVNEAMRFSFAEFERMMKRYEEQKQRRSF; this is encoded by the coding sequence ATGACCAGCCTCTTTACCATAGCCCTGATGTTCAAGGTGCTCGACAGCGCCACGGCCCCCGTGCGGCGGATCAACGAGACTCTGGACGTCACCGGCCGGAACCTGGACAAGGCGGCCGGTAAGAGCACTGCCCTCAATAACGGCATCGATCGGCTGGGTGTCGGCGCCGGCATTGCGGGCCGGCTGGCGGCCGGCGTTGACAAGATCGGTAAGGCCGCCGGGGCGGCAACCGCCAAACTGGATGCTCTGCAGAAGAAGGCTGAGAAGTTGGGTGAATCGGCCCAGAAGCTTGACGGCCTGGGGCGGCCCCTTTTGGCTGCCGGTGCAATCGGTGCGATAGGTCTCGACCTGTCCGCGGTTCCCGGCGACGCTATAGCCGCCGAGCACGCCCTACGTTCCCTGGGGAACGTGGGAAATCTGACTAACGCCCAACTCGACAGAATGAACGGCGGAATTCTCGTCACCTCCCGATGGGTAAACCAGACGCAGAAAGAACTTATCGAGGGGATGAATGTTCTGGTGGCGGCGGGGCTCAATCCCGAGATAGCCACCAAGTTTATGCCGGTGATTGGCAAGACAGCAACAGCGGCAACCGCAGCGGTTGCCGACATTTCAAAAACAGCTTTTGCCGCCTATGACAACCTGAAGATCCCAATCAACCAGCTTGAACGGGTCATGGATTCACTCTCGCTGGCGGGGAAGGAGGGGAGGTTTGAGCTAAAAGATATGGCGACCTATTTCCCGATGCTGACCGCCGGCGCTCAGGCGCTGGGTGTCAAGGGTGTGGGTGGCGTGGCGCAACTCGGCGCGGCTCTGCAAATCGCCATGAAGGGGGCGGCTGATCCTTCCGTCGCGGCCAATAACTTCCAAAATTTTCTACAGAAGGTCACGTCAAAAGAAACGGTAAAGAATTTCGAAAAATTCGGCATTAACGTTGAGACGGAGCTGAACAAGGCCCTGAAAGCAGGAATGGACCCGTTTGAACACATGATCGGCCTGATCATGAAGGCGACCGGCGGCAACAAGTTCAAGCTGTCCGAACTCTTCGGTGACATGCAAGTAACCAACTTCCTGAACCCGATGATGCAGAACATGGACGAATACCGTCGTATCAGGGACGAGGCACTGACAGCCACCGGCGTGGTGGATAAGGATTTTACCAACATGATGGGCACCACTGTCGAACAGTGGAAGCAGCTAAAGATCACCCTCGCCTCCGTCGCCATGCCGGCACTCGCCGGCCCCCTTTCTCTGATAAACCGCATACTGAAGGCGGTTTCCGCTAACGCAACAGTGGCAAAAATAATCATCTATGGTATCGGAGCGGCGCTAACCGGTGGCGCTCTCCTGACTACCCTCGCCGGCCTGGGGGCGGCGGCGCCCAAAGCGTTAGAGGGGCTGATCGTGTTGGGCAAGGGTGCCACCTGGACCACTGGCCGTCTCACCGCGCTCTACCTGGCGATGCGACGCAAGTGGATCATTAACCGGTTGCCGGATAGCATGTTCGGCGACGTAATTCCTGGCGCGGTCAAGGCCCAAACCGGTATCCGCGCCGTGATCGCCTCTACGCGGGCGTGGGCGGCGGCCAACCTCTTCACCATATCCGGATTGCGGGCACTTTCCGTTACGCTGCTGACCTCGCCCATCGGCTGGATCGCCCTGGCCATCGGCGTGGCGGCCCTGGTCATCTATAAATATTGGAAGCCGATCAGCGGTTTCTTCCGAGGGCTGTGGCAAGGACTTAAAGAGGGATTAAAGGGCCTGGAACCTGCGTGGGACGTCTTCAAACGAGTGGCGCCCATTCTTTTCCCGATCCTGATCCCCCTGAAGTGGATCTTCATCGCCATTAAAGCACTCTTCAAGCCGGTGGATGACGTGGGTGGCAAGGCTGAGGGTATGGGGCGGCGCTTCGGGCGAGCGATCGGTACGATACTCTCCTCGGTCGTGCAACTGCCGGCCAAAATGCTGGCGGCTGGCGCCAACATCATCGACAGTCTGTTCAAAGGGATGACGAGTAAACTCGACAAGCCAATCGGTGCCATGAAGGGCCTGGCCCAGCGGCTGCGCAACTTCCTGCCCTTCAGCCCGGCCAAGGAAGGACCGCTCCGGGACATCAACCGCGTCCGGATCGTCGAGACCATTGCCGAGAGTATGCGGCCTACGCCTCTGGTCAATGCCATGCGGGCCACGACGGCGGCAGCCATGATCGCGGCCGCGCCGGCCGCCGCCCTGGCTCACCCCACGTCTCTCGCCAACCGTCCGGCCGTGCAGTCGCTGGCCCGGCCGATGGCGACGGGTAGCGGCGGCTCGATGCAGCTCACCTTCGCGCCGCAGATCACTGTCCAGGGCGGTAGTGATCCTGAACGGATCAAGGGGCAGGTCAATGAGGCAATGCGATTCTCCTTTGCGGAGTTCGAGCGGATGATGAAGCGTTACGAAGAGCAGAAACAGCGGCGGTCTTTCTGA
- a CDS encoding phage tail protein: MFAQLGDIRFELITYFDGLEGSQSFTFAEHQVIEGKPMLQYIGDALETVSITLKFHVLYCAPEAEFKRVKEMAAKHQALPFVFGNGIYKGRYVIVEITDTVEVTAVDGTVIEVSAKCSLKEWVDDSPLVLKKQQKQAKAPARLKNGKPHPKAKKVDIPQLTPASLAAGYRVVDKNQIVRLPKK; encoded by the coding sequence ATGTTCGCGCAACTGGGAGACATCCGTTTCGAGTTGATCACGTATTTCGATGGCCTGGAGGGCAGCCAGTCCTTCACGTTCGCCGAACACCAGGTTATCGAAGGAAAGCCGATGCTCCAGTATATCGGCGATGCCCTGGAGACAGTCAGCATCACCCTCAAGTTTCACGTCCTCTACTGCGCTCCGGAAGCCGAGTTCAAACGGGTCAAGGAGATGGCCGCCAAACACCAGGCACTCCCGTTCGTATTCGGCAACGGCATCTACAAGGGCCGCTACGTCATTGTGGAGATCACCGATACGGTGGAGGTCACCGCCGTGGACGGTACGGTGATCGAGGTCTCGGCCAAATGCAGTTTGAAAGAGTGGGTGGACGATTCTCCCCTGGTGCTCAAGAAACAGCAGAAGCAGGCCAAGGCCCCGGCCCGGCTGAAGAACGGCAAGCCGCATCCCAAGGCCAAGAAGGTGGACATCCCCCAACTTACTCCGGCCAGCCTGGCCGCCGGCTACAGGGTCGTTGACAAGAACCAGATCGTGAGGTTGCCCAAGAAATGA
- a CDS encoding tail protein X: MKTDILEHITSDGERWDWLAWEYYGDASRYEPIIAANPEVMITPVLPAGIKLLIPIIADADLVDTEDLPPWKR, encoded by the coding sequence ATGAAGACCGACATTCTGGAACATATAACCAGCGATGGTGAGCGCTGGGACTGGCTGGCCTGGGAATACTACGGTGACGCCAGCCGGTACGAGCCGATCATCGCCGCCAACCCGGAGGTTATGATCACCCCTGTCCTGCCCGCCGGCATCAAGCTGTTGATCCCGATCATCGCCGATGCCGACCTGGTTGACACCGAGGATCTGCCACCATGGAAACGCTAG
- a CDS encoding phage late control D family protein, with protein sequence METLDAQPVRQPVWIIEYEKKDISAAIAPYVLQVTYIDNLAGESDELEINLEDRDHRWKNAWEPEKGDRISLKIGYQGEKLVPCGEFQVDEIEYNGPPDTVSIRCLAAGINQALRTRNSKAFEGMPLKKIAEQIAARHGLTLTGNVPEIRIERVTQNQEKDLSFLKRLAEAYGYVFSVRGTQLIWHELAQLDQAGAVATIQRLGLAGSYTLRTKTTHVYRGCQVSYHDPVKKKLITYTFPAAGITTGDVLKLTGRCENKAQAEAKAKAALRTANGRQAEGTLLLQGDQRLVAGVNVTLAGWGNMDGGYQVLKSRHVMERYSGYRTEIEISTTSAAKVGMKNLKNEKRLVTVTT encoded by the coding sequence ATGGAAACGCTAGACGCGCAACCGGTCAGACAACCGGTCTGGATCATCGAGTACGAGAAAAAGGATATCTCGGCCGCGATCGCCCCCTATGTGCTGCAGGTGACCTATATCGACAACCTGGCCGGAGAGTCTGACGAGTTGGAAATTAATCTCGAGGACCGCGATCACCGCTGGAAAAACGCATGGGAACCCGAAAAGGGAGATCGGATCAGTCTCAAGATCGGCTATCAGGGTGAAAAGCTCGTTCCCTGCGGCGAGTTCCAGGTCGACGAGATTGAATACAACGGCCCTCCCGACACGGTCTCCATCCGCTGTCTGGCGGCCGGGATCAACCAGGCCCTGCGCACGAGGAATTCGAAGGCCTTCGAAGGGATGCCGCTCAAGAAGATCGCCGAGCAGATCGCGGCACGGCACGGTCTGACTCTGACCGGTAATGTGCCGGAGATTCGCATCGAACGAGTGACGCAAAACCAGGAAAAAGACCTCTCGTTCCTGAAGCGGCTGGCCGAGGCATACGGTTACGTGTTCAGCGTGCGCGGTACGCAATTGATCTGGCATGAACTGGCGCAGTTGGATCAGGCCGGAGCCGTGGCCACCATCCAGCGTCTCGGGCTGGCCGGCTCCTACACCCTGCGCACCAAAACCACCCACGTCTATCGGGGGTGCCAGGTCTCCTATCACGACCCGGTCAAAAAGAAGCTGATCACCTACACCTTCCCCGCCGCCGGCATCACCACCGGCGATGTGTTGAAACTCACCGGGCGCTGCGAGAACAAGGCCCAGGCCGAAGCCAAGGCTAAGGCGGCACTCCGGACCGCCAACGGCCGGCAGGCGGAGGGGACCCTGCTGCTCCAGGGCGATCAGCGCCTGGTAGCCGGAGTGAACGTTACCCTGGCTGGGTGGGGAAACATGGACGGCGGCTACCAGGTGCTGAAGAGCCGACACGTCATGGAGCGCTACAGCGGGTACCGGACCGAGATTGAGATCTCCACCACCAGCGCGGCGAAGGTCGGGATGAAGAATTTGAAGAACGAAAAGAGATTGGTGACGGTGACCACATGA
- a CDS encoding phage baseplate assembly protein V has protein sequence MKIGIVVARDPARCVARVQFTDNDGIVSYWLPVIQPKTLRDRFYYCPDINEHVVCLLDENGEAGAILGAIYSEAATPPVTSPDKWHITFDDGTTLEYDRAAHKLAADVKGDVALTATGTVTSDSQGATTIRSATEITLMAPAINLKSYLGGAASGTLTGTLHVTEQIKSDDQIIDFKRSMDADRQIYTGHDHDDAQGGVTSRPNQGM, from the coding sequence ATGAAGATCGGCATCGTTGTTGCCAGAGATCCTGCCAGGTGCGTGGCCCGCGTCCAATTTACGGACAACGACGGCATAGTTTCGTACTGGTTGCCGGTGATTCAACCCAAAACGCTCCGGGACCGATTCTATTACTGTCCCGACATCAACGAGCACGTGGTCTGCCTCCTGGATGAGAACGGCGAGGCGGGTGCGATCCTGGGGGCGATCTACTCCGAGGCCGCCACCCCGCCGGTAACGAGCCCGGACAAATGGCATATCACCTTCGACGACGGCACGACGCTCGAGTATGACCGAGCCGCGCACAAGCTCGCTGCCGACGTAAAGGGGGACGTTGCTCTTACCGCCACGGGGACGGTGACCAGCGATAGTCAGGGGGCGACCACCATCCGGAGCGCCACCGAGATTACGTTGATGGCCCCGGCCATTAACCTGAAGAGCTATCTCGGCGGGGCCGCCAGCGGGACTCTGACCGGCACGCTGCACGTGACTGAGCAGATCAAGAGCGACGATCAGATCATCGATTTCAAACGCTCGATGGATGCCGACCGGCAGATTTACACCGGCCACGATCATGACGATGCCCAGGGCGGTGTCACGAGTCGGCCGAACCAGGGGATGTAA
- a CDS encoding GPW/gp25 family protein: protein MVVRVNGITSAEWSLKLGSPGDVVEELQDIDQCIAIILTTRKGSDPHRPLFGCDAWKYLDAPAGVAIPNVIREAVDSLEEWEPRISLVRVTASVELAHIVFNVEWKLKSDDVVSASEVQLVQPA from the coding sequence ATGGTGGTGCGCGTCAATGGCATAACATCGGCCGAGTGGTCACTGAAGCTGGGAAGTCCCGGCGACGTGGTCGAGGAACTCCAGGATATCGATCAGTGTATCGCCATCATTCTGACCACCCGCAAAGGGAGCGATCCGCACCGCCCCCTCTTTGGCTGCGATGCCTGGAAATACCTGGATGCCCCGGCAGGCGTCGCCATTCCCAACGTCATCCGCGAGGCGGTGGACAGCCTGGAGGAGTGGGAGCCGCGTATCAGCCTGGTCCGAGTTACGGCCAGTGTGGAGCTGGCGCACATAGTTTTCAATGTAGAGTGGAAATTGAAAAGCGATGACGTCGTATCTGCATCGGAGGTACAGCTTGTCCAGCCTGCCTGA
- a CDS encoding baseplate assembly protein, which translates to MSSLPEPSFIDRDPNVITAELVAQYETASGKVLQPAQPEMLLINLIAYRETLLRIAIQEAAKQNLLDYARFPVLDYLGELVGCERLSAQPARTTLRFTLVAPQSFDVVISAGTRVETKDGKVVFASEFDLTIPAGQATGDVAAVAEDAGTAGNGYLAGEVNNLLGTVPYLQSAANTATTADGADDEDDDRYRERIRTAPEGYSNAGSRGAYRFWAMSAHQDIVDVGITNPSDGVVNIYPLTKYGTPSASMLALVEAVLTEDKVRPLTDHVIILPPARIDFSIEVAVTAYLWADTATTQTEVEKALETYAATLTVGLAKDIVSSQVVTAVGSVYGVYDPVVTLKDSSGVAFTKRELVDNEWANCTATTVTMAGVTNG; encoded by the coding sequence TTGTCCAGCCTGCCTGAACCATCATTTATCGATCGTGACCCCAACGTGATCACTGCGGAGCTAGTGGCACAGTATGAGACCGCATCGGGCAAGGTTTTGCAGCCGGCACAGCCCGAAATGTTGCTGATCAATCTCATCGCCTACCGGGAGACGCTGCTCAGGATCGCCATCCAGGAGGCAGCCAAGCAAAATTTGCTGGACTATGCCAGATTCCCGGTCCTCGACTATCTGGGAGAACTGGTGGGGTGTGAACGGCTGTCGGCCCAGCCGGCTCGCACCACGCTCCGTTTCACCCTGGTTGCCCCCCAGAGCTTCGACGTGGTGATTTCCGCTGGGACGCGGGTGGAGACGAAGGACGGCAAGGTGGTCTTCGCCTCCGAGTTCGATCTGACCATCCCGGCCGGTCAGGCGACGGGTGACGTTGCCGCCGTGGCCGAGGATGCTGGCACCGCCGGCAACGGCTATCTGGCCGGGGAAGTAAATAACCTTCTGGGTACGGTGCCCTATCTGCAAAGCGCTGCCAACACCGCCACCACCGCCGACGGGGCCGACGATGAAGACGACGACCGTTACCGGGAGCGCATCCGGACCGCCCCCGAGGGGTATTCCAACGCCGGCAGTCGTGGTGCCTACCGGTTCTGGGCCATGAGCGCTCATCAGGATATCGTCGACGTGGGGATCACCAACCCTAGCGATGGAGTGGTAAACATCTACCCTCTGACCAAGTACGGCACTCCCTCCGCCTCCATGCTCGCGCTCGTGGAGGCGGTGCTCACCGAGGACAAGGTTCGCCCCCTTACCGATCATGTGATTATTCTCCCCCCCGCCCGGATCGATTTTTCCATTGAGGTGGCAGTAACTGCCTATCTGTGGGCTGACACCGCAACCACCCAAACTGAGGTGGAAAAGGCGTTGGAAACCTATGCTGCAACCCTCACGGTCGGACTCGCCAAAGATATTGTTTCCAGCCAAGTGGTCACGGCAGTGGGGAGCGTATATGGGGTTTACGATCCAGTAGTCACGCTCAAGGATAGCAGTGGCGTCGCCTTCACCAAAAGAGAACTGGTTGACAACGAATGGGCGAACTGCACCGCCACGACGGTGACCATGGCGGGGGTGACCAATGGCTGA
- a CDS encoding phage tail protein I, whose amino-acid sequence MADRRLIPESIRDVSTLAFNELIDRMGTVDITPLLVYMVDSVTASALPHLAEQFHITGYEGFRLAVNDSERRGVIKSAIEKHRYKGTRYAIDLALASLGIIYTLQEWFEYGGAPYHFRITIDVIGAELPAETLALLDSYINEYKNVRSVLDTINVNLSVASAVPVYALGLQSTEIITVYPQ is encoded by the coding sequence ATGGCTGATCGGCGGCTGATTCCGGAGAGCATCCGTGACGTCTCCACTCTGGCGTTCAACGAGCTCATTGACCGCATGGGGACGGTGGATATCACCCCGCTACTGGTCTACATGGTCGATAGCGTGACGGCCTCCGCTCTGCCGCACCTGGCGGAGCAGTTCCACATCACCGGCTACGAGGGGTTTCGCCTGGCCGTCAACGACTCCGAGCGGCGCGGCGTCATCAAAAGCGCCATCGAGAAGCATCGCTACAAGGGGACACGGTACGCTATCGACCTGGCCCTGGCCTCCCTGGGGATCATCTACACCCTGCAGGAGTGGTTCGAGTACGGCGGTGCCCCATATCATTTCCGGATCACCATCGACGTGATCGGGGCCGAGCTGCCGGCCGAAACGCTGGCACTCCTCGATAGTTACATCAATGAGTACAAGAACGTCCGGTCGGTGCTCGACACGATCAACGTCAATCTGTCCGTTGCCAGCGCCGTACCGGTTTACGCACTGGGATTGCAAAGCACCGAGATCATCACCGTCTATCCGCAATAA